The Macaca nemestrina isolate mMacNem1 chromosome 17, mMacNem.hap1, whole genome shotgun sequence genome contains the following window.
AGATGTTCTCCAGGACCAAGGACCCACTGTTCTTCCTCAGTGGCCCAGGAAAATGAAGCCCCCTCCTGTAGGGATAGCTCAGAATGGTGGAGTCCACAGTCCCTCCCCGAGAGCCGTGATTTCCAGGAGCACAGAGGCTGCTTTAGAGACAGTAGATCATTTTCATCCCCAAAACCAAACACACTCCTGCTCAGACGGCATTATTCCTAAAGCAGCCTCACTGGTTAGACTGAAGGGCCACGGTAGCCCAAGTGATGAGCGGGGTAGAACGGAGCAGTCAGGAGAGATCTTGTTCTCCGCAGGAAACTGGGCATCTCTGTGGTCCTGAGCATCCCAGGAGGCCGATCGTTCAGAGACCTCTGGTGCCTGATCCCAGTTCACATCCACATCCCTGGAATAGCCCACGATGGGCCCTTTACCCTTGGCAGGTGGACACCATTCAACCTGCCAGGGCAGGTGTGTGAGCATTTCATGGCATTTGGGGACAACGGGATTCTCTGTCCGGTCCCACTCTTCTCGAGTCCTTGGGAAGATGCCATCCCCTGCTTGGAGCTTCAGACTCCAGAGACCCATGGAGGTGTGGGCCATGTTACCTGGGGGCGGTGGTGGAATGAAGGTTATACAACCAGCCAGCATCTGGGAGCCCGGCAGGAGCAATTCAGGTTTTCTCTGAAGCTCTCGGGTACAATGTAACCTTTAGACAATTTTGTCTCACAGGATGGACATGGTAGAGGACGTGGACAGTTTGTGGGCACAGGAGCGAGAGGACATCATTATGAACTATGAGAAGGTACAGGTCGGTCTGCTTCTTGGAGGGAGGCCTGTTCCAGTGCACCCTGGTCAAAGGGTCCTGGGCTCACTAGGAGCACAGGGTGGGGACGGGTGGCCACTACCCCCAGGCCCTTACACCCTTTACCTTGGACCCCTCACCAAGGCTTCCTCTGGGTTACAGGGACACCGAGCTGGGCTGCCAGAGGACATGGGGCCTGAGCCTGTTGAAATCTACAACAACATTGATCACTTTGGAATTCTGCAGTGAGTCCTCTGTGCTCCCCTCACCCCTAAAGCACCTGTCTCAGCTCAGGGACGGGTCTGCTTTTAGGAAGGCCTTTCTGAGGTAGGACATGTCCTGCCAGGTCGCGTCAACCTCCTTTCCAGGGTCAGAATTCCTCCCTGGCTCCCCTGCAGGTCCAGCCCGAGGTTGCTGTTAGGCCAGAGGTGCGGGGCCCATCTAGGGAGCAGGTGGGAATGGAGACTGGGCTAGGTCAGGCCCCTGGACTCTCAGCAGTTCTGTCCACAAGTTAGCACAAGAGGA
Protein-coding sequences here:
- the LOC139359522 gene encoding uncharacterized protein isoform X1, producing MGPLPLAGGHHSTCQGRMDMVEDVDSLWAQEREDIIMNYEKVQVGLLLGGRPVPVHPGQRVLGSLGAQGGDGWPLPPGPYTLYLGPLTKASSGLQGHRAGLPEDMGPEPVEIYNNIDHFGILHETELPPATAREAKQMRREITRKSKWMEMLGQWETYKNSKKVMCGGRGPRNHSLQRQGTGTLGCDLAPSASQRVGGTLSSPRGLQAWSVVSLPICASVTLLGGNLNLGLGPPGAQG